TACAGCCCCGCGCGATCGGGAGGATGCCGACGACGCCGTCGAGGATGGGTTCCGCGTCGGGGGTCGTCGTCGGACACTCGCCGTTGGTGACGGCCTCGGGGACCTCGTCCCAGTGGAGCACCTGGCCGTCGATCTCGGCCTCGCGGAACTCCTCGCCCTGGGCCAGAGCCATGCAGCCGGTGATAAAGAGGTCGGCCGTCTCGTCGGACAGTTCCTCGGCCCGGCGGAGCATGTTGCGCTCGGTCTTCTCGACGACGGTGCAGGTGTTCAGGATGGCCACGTCGGCCGTCTCAGGGCCGTCGACTCGGTAATGGCCCGCGTCGCGGAGCCGCCGCTCGATCTCGCGACTCTCCCCGCGATTGGACGTGCAACCGTACGTTTCGATGTGATATCGGGCCATTCGTCGTTGCACCACTGTCGGGCGCGGGAGGCCAAAAGCCCGACGGATCCGGACCACGGGTGCGGCGTTCCGTCACGGTCGGCGGTCGCAACCGGCGGCGACGTCGGGACGGTTTCGAGCTGAGCTGGCGTGTCGCCAGGCGATCCGCGTCCCCCGGCGCTCGCGAATCGCGACCGACGAACTGCGAGCGCGAAGTGGATATCGAGTGGAATTTTCTACGAAAATTTTTGACCCCGGGGTCGAAAACGAGTGGTAACGCCCTCCATGAGCTTCCGCCGCCGCATCTGCGCCGTCCTCGGCGTGTTCGTCGCCGTCAACGCCGCGTTCGTCCTCGCCCTGCTGTGGGCCTACGGGGTCTTGCTGCCCGGCATCGTCGGCGGCACGATCGTCTACTTCCAACACGGGACCGTCGGGATCGACTTCCTCCGACTGCCGGTGTCGTGGCCGACGGCCCTCCTGCTGGTCGCCGCCTTCCTCGCGGCCCAACTCTACTACGGGTACAGACGCGTCCTCGCGGGGACCCGCGGCGCCGACGGCGACGCGGAGCACGCCGTCGCCCGCACCGTCCGCCGCCTGGCGATGATCGCCGACGTCCCGGAACCCGCCGTCCGCGTCGTCGATGACACGGAGCCGAGCTGTTACACCGTCGGCCGGCTGACCGACGCGACGATCGTCGTCACGACCGGCCTGGTCGAGGCCCTCGACGCCGAGGAACTCGAGGCGGTGCTGGCCCACGAGATCGCCCACGTCGCCAACCGCGACGTGACGCTGATGACGATCACGACGCTGTTCGTCGAGATCGCCGATCGCGCCTACCGCGGAGCGCGGCTCGCGCGCCGGGCCCTGGCCGACCCCGACGCGCTGTCACAAAGCGGCCGCGCGGCGCTGTATTGGTTCCTCCCGCTGGTCGCGCTGACGTACGTCTTCGTCGCGCCCATCCTGTGGGTGTTTCCGACGATCGCCGCCTGGGCGACCCGGACGCTCTCTCACGCCCGCGAGTTCGCCGCCGACGCCGCGGCCGCCCGGATCACCGGCAACCCGCTCGCGCTCGCGACCGCATTGCTGACGCTGGCCGAGACGACCCCTACGCCGGCGACGGACCTCCGGACGACCGGGATCCGCGCGCTGTGTATCACCCCGATCGAGCCCGTCACGGGGGCCGAGACCGCGTCGCCGCCCCGAATTCGGCGACCGACCGACGGCGAAAAACGGCGCGAGCGCGTGACCGCCTGGCTCGAGGGCGCGACGCCCGCGGGACCGATCGGCGGCGGGGCGTCCGAGACCCACCCGCCGGTCGAGCGGCGGGTCCGCCGGCTCAGCGAGCTAGCGGCCGACCTGGCGACGGCGGGAGCGACGGGGAGACAACCGTGACGCGGACCCGCCGGCTCCTGTTCGTCGCCGGCTGCCTGTGCTGTCTGCTCGCGGTCGCCAGCGCGCTTCCCGCGGCCGACCCGCGGCTCGACGGGCCCGTCGACCGCGGCGGCGAGCCGGTCGCGGGCGACTGGGAATCGATCGACGATCTCCCCGAATTCGAGACAGAGCCGCCGGAGGACGCGGCCGAGCGCGAGAGCGACTCGGAATCCCCCACCGCCGACCCGGACCTCGAGATCGACGGCGAGATCGAACCCGGAAACGAGGTGACGGTCAGAACCGAGCGCGGCGTCAATCGGCATTTCGGCCATTCCGACGAGCGGACGGTCGCTGTCAACGGCGAAAACGTCACGGCGACCGATCGGTTCGGCGACGCCAACGTCACCGTACCCTACGCCGAAGAGATGACCGTCTCGGTGCCCGCCGACAACCAGTCGCGGACCGTCGACGTGCCGACGAACGCGACGATCGAAGTCCACGATGCGGCGGCGCCGGCCCGCGAGATCGAGATCTCGGCCGCCGTCGGATCGACCCCCGTGACCGACGCGACGGTGTACCGCGACGGCCAGGCCGTCGCGACGACCGATGGGGACGGCGACGCGACGGTGCCGCTGCCCGAATCGGCCGGTTCGGTCGACCTCCGCGTCGATCGCGGCCCGGTCGCGGGCGAGCGGACCGTCGACATCCCCGAACCGACGGTTCGATTCGTCTCTCCGCTGTTGTTCCCGGGTTCGCCCGCGCCCGTCCAGGTGTCGGCCGACGGGAGCGGCGTCCCGAACGCGACGGTCTCGCTCGAGAGCGGCGGGTCGGCGACGACCGGCGACGAGGGCCGGGCGCTGCTCTGGCTGCCGATCGACGACGGCGCGACCGTGACGGCCGAGGTCGGCACCGAATCCGCGACGGCGACCGTCGGGAACCTCTACCTCCGGCTGACGGCGATCGTCGTGCTCGTTCCGGGGTTCTGTCTCGGCGGCCTGCTGACCTACGCCCGCCTGGTCGCCGCCTCCGATCGACGGCGCGGCGCGGGAATCGCCGGGCTGTTCGTCGCGCTCGCGGACCTCTTCGCGGGCGTCTCGGACCTGATCGGGGACCTGTTCGGTGCGCTCGGCGGTCGCATCCGGTCCTGGAGCTGGCCGTCGCTTTCGATCTCGCTGCCGAGTCCCTCGGTCCCCGGGTCCGCCGCCGGCGGCTTCGGGATCGGGTTCCCCGCGCTCGGGGCGGCCATCGCCTCGTTCGGGGGCGCGGTCGGGTCGCTTCCGTCGCTGGGGTCGCTCGTCCGATCGCCGACCCGACCTCGCGAATCGCCGCTCGGCGACTGGTTCGGGACGAACGACGACGAGGTCGACGAGTCGGAGACGTCCCCGGCCGAAGCCGATCCGGGCGGGCCTGGCCTGGCGGCCGAGCCGCTCGCCCCCCGGAGCCCACGCGCGGAGATCCGTGCGGCCTGGCACGCGTTCGTGGATCGACTCGAGCTCGGCGATCGAGAGACGGCGACCCCCGGCGAGGTCGCCCGCCGCGCGCTCGCCGCCGGCTATCCGGCCGCCCTCGTCGCTCGGCTCGTCGCGATCGTCCGCGAGATCGAGTACGGCGGCCGCGAGCCGTCGCCGAATCGGGTGACGGACGTCCGGGCGACGGCGAGCGAGCTGCTCGATATCGACCCAGACGAGGATCCAGACCCGGATTCGGACGCTGATTCGAACGGGGAGGGATCGACATGAGTCGACGCCCGCCATCGGGGTCGTCGGGGCCGTCGGGATCGTCGGGAGACCTGCTCGCCCGATTCGGCTCGCTCGATCCGGAACGGGTCGCGACCGCGCTCGTCGCCGGCGGCGCCCTCGTTGCGGTCGGCGCGGTGTTGCTCGGCGGCTTCGTCCCCTCCGTTCGCCCGCTCGCCTGGCTCCTGTATCCGCTGGCGGTGTTGCTCCCCGTGTTCGGCGTCCTGATCGCGGCCGTTGCGTGCTGGTGGGCCTGGACGGGCGACCGGTCAGCCGGCACCGAAATGCTCGAGGGCCCGCCGCCGGAGACGGCCGTGACCGCCACGGAGTATGCGGTCGGGCGGGAGACGGAGCAGACGCTCACCGACGCCGCGGACGCCTGGTACGGCTGTCGGCCGGACGAGTCGGTCGCGGACGTTCGGGGACGGCTCGTCGAGAACGCGGTGCGCGTCATCACGACGAAACAGGGGCTCACGGCCGGCGAGGCCCGCCAGGCGGTTCGATCGGGGACGTGGACCGAGGACCCAGTCGCGGCCGCGTTCTTGGCGGAGGAGTCGTCCCAGCCCCCGAACGAGCGGCTGCGCGCGGCGATCGATCCCGGCGCGGCGTACTACCGCCGCGTCCACCGATCGGTCGCCGCGATCGAGGCGCTCGACGGTGGCGAAGACGGGAACGGACAAGACGGCAGAGAGCGGCGTGGAACGGAACCGAACCGCGCCGGATCGAAACCGGCCGACGTGGAGGTGGCTCGATGACCGATCGCGACATCGATCGAGTCGGACGGGGCGAACTCGCCGCCGCCGCGACGCTGTCGATCGCGGGTCTCGGGCTCGCCGTCGGGAGCCAACTCCTCGTCGCCGCCGCCACACTCCCGCTGTGGTACGTCGCCGCGGCCGTTCTAGGAACCCGCGAGCAAGCGATACTTCGCGTCCGGCGAGAGCTATCGAGTAACAGCGGCGACGAAGACGGTCGGAGCGCGACCTCGGACGAGATCACCACCGGCGACCCGGGCGATACCATCACCGTGCGGACAACCGTGCAAAACGCCGGCTCGGAGCCGATCGTCGACCTGCGCGCGGTCGACGGCGTCCCCGAGGAACTGCCAGTCGTCGCCGGCACGCCCCGGACGTGCGTCACCCTCGACCCGCTCGAGACGGCGACGATCGAATACGAGGTCGAACTCCGCCGCGGCGACCACGCGTTCGACGACCCTACGATCCGGACGCGCGATCTCACGGGGACGGTGACCGAGACCTGGTCGGCCGACGCGGCCGGCGACGACGCGGTCCGCTGTTCGCCGGTCGTCGAGACGGTTCCGCTCGGCGGCGGCACGAACGACTACGCGGGCGAGGTACCGACCGACGAGGGCAGCAGTGGCGTCGAGTTCTACTCCGTCCGCGAGTACGAGCCTGGCGACCCGGTCGGCGCGATCGACTGGCGACGGTACGCGAGCACGCGGGACCTGGCGACCGTCGAGCACCGCGCCGAGCGGGCGACGCGGATCGTCTGCGTCGTCGACGCCCGCGACAGTCAGCACCGAGCGGCGACGACGGCGCGGCCGCCCGCGATCGAACTGTCGGCCGACGCCGCCGAGCGAACGGTCGCGGCGCTGGTGGCCGCGGGTCATCCCACGGGGGTGGTCGGCGTCCACGAGAACAGGTTGACGACCGTCCCGCCGGGGACCGATCCCACGACACGACGGCAAACGTCGCGGCTGTTGGACGCGATTCGGGGATCCGAACGGCTCGGCTACTGGTCCCCGTTCCGGACGGCGACGACCAACTCCATCGCCGACATCGATCGGACGCTCCCTGGCGAGGCACAGGTGTACCTGTTCTCCTCGTTCGTCGACGACGAATCGGTCGCGCTCGTCGAGCGGCTCCGGGCGCAGGGGTACGCCGTCCGCGTCGTCTCGCCGGACGTCACGGCCGACGCCGACGACGCCGCGACGCGACTCGCGGCGCTCGACCGCGGGACCAGGCTCGCCCGGGCTCGCGCGGCCGGTGCCGGCGTGATCGACTGGGACCGCGATCAACCGCTGGGGCTCGTTCTCCGAACCGCGCTCGGGGAGGTGAGTCGCCGATGAGCATCGGCGCTGACGCGGCCACCGGCGCGGGCGCTGACGCGGACCGGCTGCCGCCGGCGACGGCGTGGGCGATCACCGTCGCTGCCGTCGTCGGCACGCTCGGACTAATCGGGTACGAGCCGCTGGTGGCCGTCGGCCTCCTCCCGGGGCTCGGACTCGCACTGGCGCGGTCCGGCTTCGACGGTTCCTACGCCCGCGTGACGCTCGCATCGGCGTTCCTCCCGGTCGCCGTCCTCGGTACGATCGCCGTCGCCGCCCTCGCAGGCGGGCCGGTTTCGGGCCTCCTGACGATCGCGGGAACGGTCGTCGGCGCCACCGCGCCTGGCGTCGTCACCGGTCGGTCGACGACGACCGCGTTTGTTCGAGCGGGCGCGGCCGCACTGTGCGCCGCCGTCGTCGGCGCCGGGGCGGCCTCGATCGCGGTCAGCGTCGAATCGCTGGGCGGCGTCCGACCGGTAATCGCGACGATCCTGTGGCTCACCGGCGAGGGTCCCACGGGGCTGCTCATCGCGATCGGCGCCGCCGGCGCCGCGGCCGTCGGCAGTCTCTTCGTCGTTCCGCCGGCGGCGTTCGCCCGTCCGAGCGGGCGGGGGTCGTACGTCCGGACCCGCAACGCGGTCGCCTGGTCGATCGCGATCGCGACGGCGGTCGTCGTCGCCGGCCTGGGAGCGGTCGTCGTGCTCTCGGGATTCGTTCCGCCGCTCCAGCCGCTCGTCGCGGCGCTCGGCGACAGCACCGTCGGTCGCAGCCTCGCGACGGGCGCCGTCGGAGTGGGCCTGGCCGTCGCTCTCTACGGTGCGGTCGTCCGCGCCTCGTGGCTGCACTCGACCGAGCCCGGTAACGCCGTCGTCCCGATCGTCGTGGGCGGGGTTGCCGGCATCGCGGTCCCGTTCGCGGCGATGGTGGGTGTCGGCGTCGCACCGATAGACGCGGCCGCGCTGTTCGGCGTGACGGCGGTCGTGCTCGGGGTCGGCTGGCTGGGTGCCTGGGGCTACGCGGACGCGGTTTCGATGGGCCACGCGCCGAGCCGTGCGACCGCCCTCGCGATTGCGCTCGCGGTCGGCGGCGTCGGCGCCGCCGCGAGCGTCGAGGTCGCCGCGCTCGACCTCGAGACGGCCCGAGCCGGCGCTGCGACGTTCGTCGCGCTCGCGGCCGGTACGTTCACCTACGACGTCGGGCAGTACGGCCTGGCGCTCACCCGCGAGGTCGGCGCCGAGGGCGCCTCACGGCGACCGCAACTCGTCCGGCTCGGCTGGAGCGGGGCGGTGGCCGTCGTCGGGGTTCCCGTCGCGAGTCTCGGCGTGCTGGGGGCGGCGGTTCTCGCGCCGACGCTGTCGATCCCGGCGACGGCGGGCGTGATCGCCGCCGTGACCGCCGTCCTCGGCGGCGCCTGGTTACTGTTCCGCTGACGCCGCGGGCGGTTCCATCGCCGGCACCGCGACGTCGTCGAGGACGGCGTCGACGATCGTGCGCCGGGAGACCCCGTCGACGCTCGCCTCGGGAGTCAACACGAGACGGTGGGCCAGCGCGGGGCGGGCGATCCGTTTGACGTCGTCCGGGACGACGTACTCGCGGCCGTCGAGGACGGCTCTGGCGCGGCTCGCTTCGAACAGCCGCTGGACGCCCCGCGGCGAGACGCCGACGTCGACGCGGCCGTCCGCTCGGGTCGCCCGACAGACCGAGCCGATATAGTCGCGGACCGGCCCCTCGACGGTGACGGTTTCGGGGGTGCGCTGGAGGGACAGGACCGCTTCCCGGTCGACGACCGGTTCGACGGTCGGGTCCGGCCGGTCGCGGTCGGCCCGACGGTCGATCAGTTCGCGGGTGCCCTCGGCGTCGGGGTATCCCAGCGAGGTCTTGATCATGAACCGGTCGCGCTGAGCCTCGGGGAGTTCGAAGGTCCCCTCCTGTTCGACGGGATTCTGCGTCGCGATGACGACGAAGGGGTCGGGGAGGTCGTGGGTCTCGCCGTCGACGGTCACCTGGCCTTCCTCCATGGCC
This window of the Natrinema salifodinae genome carries:
- a CDS encoding M48 family metallopeptidase, with the translated sequence MSFRRRICAVLGVFVAVNAAFVLALLWAYGVLLPGIVGGTIVYFQHGTVGIDFLRLPVSWPTALLLVAAFLAAQLYYGYRRVLAGTRGADGDAEHAVARTVRRLAMIADVPEPAVRVVDDTEPSCYTVGRLTDATIVVTTGLVEALDAEELEAVLAHEIAHVANRDVTLMTITTLFVEIADRAYRGARLARRALADPDALSQSGRAALYWFLPLVALTYVFVAPILWVFPTIAAWATRTLSHAREFAADAAAARITGNPLALATALLTLAETTPTPATDLRTTGIRALCITPIEPVTGAETASPPRIRRPTDGEKRRERVTAWLEGATPAGPIGGGASETHPPVERRVRRLSELAADLATAGATGRQP
- a CDS encoding DUF4129 domain-containing protein → MTRTRRLLFVAGCLCCLLAVASALPAADPRLDGPVDRGGEPVAGDWESIDDLPEFETEPPEDAAERESDSESPTADPDLEIDGEIEPGNEVTVRTERGVNRHFGHSDERTVAVNGENVTATDRFGDANVTVPYAEEMTVSVPADNQSRTVDVPTNATIEVHDAAAPAREIEISAAVGSTPVTDATVYRDGQAVATTDGDGDATVPLPESAGSVDLRVDRGPVAGERTVDIPEPTVRFVSPLLFPGSPAPVQVSADGSGVPNATVSLESGGSATTGDEGRALLWLPIDDGATVTAEVGTESATATVGNLYLRLTAIVVLVPGFCLGGLLTYARLVAASDRRRGAGIAGLFVALADLFAGVSDLIGDLFGALGGRIRSWSWPSLSISLPSPSVPGSAAGGFGIGFPALGAAIASFGGAVGSLPSLGSLVRSPTRPRESPLGDWFGTNDDEVDESETSPAEADPGGPGLAAEPLAPRSPRAEIRAAWHAFVDRLELGDRETATPGEVARRALAAGYPAALVARLVAIVREIEYGGREPSPNRVTDVRATASELLDIDPDEDPDPDSDADSNGEGST
- a CDS encoding DUF7269 family protein, which translates into the protein MSRRPPSGSSGPSGSSGDLLARFGSLDPERVATALVAGGALVAVGAVLLGGFVPSVRPLAWLLYPLAVLLPVFGVLIAAVACWWAWTGDRSAGTEMLEGPPPETAVTATEYAVGRETEQTLTDAADAWYGCRPDESVADVRGRLVENAVRVITTKQGLTAGEARQAVRSGTWTEDPVAAAFLAEESSQPPNERLRAAIDPGAAYYRRVHRSVAAIEALDGGEDGNGQDGRERRGTEPNRAGSKPADVEVAR
- a CDS encoding DUF58 domain-containing protein; translated protein: MTDRDIDRVGRGELAAAATLSIAGLGLAVGSQLLVAAATLPLWYVAAAVLGTREQAILRVRRELSSNSGDEDGRSATSDEITTGDPGDTITVRTTVQNAGSEPIVDLRAVDGVPEELPVVAGTPRTCVTLDPLETATIEYEVELRRGDHAFDDPTIRTRDLTGTVTETWSADAAGDDAVRCSPVVETVPLGGGTNDYAGEVPTDEGSSGVEFYSVREYEPGDPVGAIDWRRYASTRDLATVEHRAERATRIVCVVDARDSQHRAATTARPPAIELSADAAERTVAALVAAGHPTGVVGVHENRLTTVPPGTDPTTRRQTSRLLDAIRGSERLGYWSPFRTATTNSIADIDRTLPGEAQVYLFSSFVDDESVALVERLRAQGYAVRVVSPDVTADADDAATRLAALDRGTRLARARAAGAGVIDWDRDQPLGLVLRTALGEVSRR
- a CDS encoding AAA family ATPase, giving the protein MSVPDAAATVEAVVDEILSAVVADRTVLEEVIAGVLARGHVLLEDVPGTGKTLTARSFATALGLEFARIQFTPDLMPSDITGSYVFEEETGEFHFTPGPVFANVVLADEINRAPPKTQAALLEAMEEGQVTVDGETHDLPDPFVVIATQNPVEQEGTFELPEAQRDRFMIKTSLGYPDAEGTRELIDRRADRDRPDPTVEPVVDREAVLSLQRTPETVTVEGPVRDYIGSVCRATRADGRVDVGVSPRGVQRLFEASRARAVLDGREYVVPDDVKRIARPALAHRLVLTPEASVDGVSRRTIVDAVLDDVAVPAMEPPAASAEQ